A stretch of the Argentina anserina chromosome 6, drPotAnse1.1, whole genome shotgun sequence genome encodes the following:
- the LOC126800050 gene encoding 16 kDa phloem protein 1-like, protein MFLISLRGFAEIEMGDRAGVLEVNLIEARGLKDMDFAVKMNTYVVIEYGNQRQTSSVAKGQGTKPVWNETFKFKAEYPGGEENKYMLHLRIMNTHKILDDDVFVGQSTIFVKNLIASGTDTGKAGLRSAKYRVVLQDQTYAGEISVALSFSVNS, encoded by the exons ATGTTCCTAATATCATTGAGAGGGTTTGCAGAGATAGAGATGGGTGATAGAGCTGGTGTATTGGAGGTGAACCTGATTGAAGCGAGAGGTCTTAAAGACATGGATTTTGCTG TGAAGATGAATACATACGTTGTGATCGAATATGGAAATCAAAGGCAAACGAGCAGCGTGGCTAAAG GACAAGGAACAAAGCCAGTGTGGAATGAAACATTTAAGTTCAAGGCAGAGTATCCAGGTGGGGAGGAGAACAAGTACATGCTTCATTTGCGTATCATGAACACTCATAAGATCTTGGATGACGATGTATTTGTTGGCCAGTCTAC AATTTTTGTGAAGAATTTGATAGCTTCCGGCACGGATACAGGGAAGGCTGGACTTCGAAGCGCCAAGTATAGAGTTGTTCTTCAAGACCAGACTTATGCCGGAGAGATCTCTGTGGCTTTATCTTTCTCCGTAAACTCGTAG
- the LOC126800048 gene encoding probable serine/threonine-protein kinase PBL11: MGICWSNKIKSVSPSTTGYNSRSASRDGSSSKASSSSMPTTPRSEGEILQSCNLKSISFSELKNATRNFRPDSVLGEGGFGSVFKGWIDESTLIASKAGSGMVIAVKRLTQDGFQGHKEWLTEINYLGQLQHPNLVKLIGYCLEDEHRLLVYEFMPKGSMENHLFRRGSHFQPLSWTLRMKIALDAAKGLAFLHNAEQQVIHRDFKSGNILLDSKYNAKLADFGLARDGPTGDKSHVSTRVIGTQGYAAPEYLATGHLTAKSDIYSFGVVLLEMLSGRRAIDRNRPPGEHNLVEWAKPYLTNKRRVLRVIDPRLEGQYSLNRAQKAANLALECLSADPKYRPDMNEVITTLEQLQDTTKDRPKGTQKEHHTTGNGVSNDARKSHRSSNNDAPNRVTVHYPRPSANPLFA; encoded by the exons ATGGGAATTTGCTGGAGCAACAAGATCAAGTCAGTAAGCCCTTCTACCACAG GATACAATTCTAGAAGTGCAAGTAGGGATGGTTCTAGTAGCAAGGCCTCATCAAGTTCCATGCCTACAACTCCTCGGAGTGAGGGGGAGATTTTGCAATCCTGCAATCTAAAGAGTATCAGCTTCAGTGAGCTCAAAAATGCTACAAGAAACTTCCGTCCTGATAGTGTACTAGGAGAAGGCGGTTTTGGTTCTGTTTTCAAAGGTTGGATCGATGAGAGTACACTTATAGCTTCCAAGGCTGGGTCTGGCATGGTAATTGCTGTGAAGAGACTCACCCAAGATGGGTTCCAGGGCCATAAAGAATGGTTG ACAGAAATCAACTATCTTGGACAGCTGCAACATCCTAATCTTGTGAAATTGATTGGCTATTGCTTAGAGGATGAACATCGGCTCCTGGTTTATGAGTTCATGCCCAAGGGCAGCATGGAAAATCATCTATTCAGGA GAGGTTCTCACTTTCAGCCTCTTTCTTGGACCTTGCGAATGAAAATTGCCCTTGATGCTGCAAAGGGGCTTGCCTTTCTGCACAATGCTGAACAACAAGTCATACATCGTGACTTCAAGTCTGGCAACATTTTGCTTGACTCG AAATACAATGCGAAGCTCGCTGATTTTGGGCTGGCGAGGGATGGACCAACTGGTGACAAAAGCCATGTTTCTACTAGGGTCATAGGAACCCAAGGATATGCTGCTCCCGAGTATCTAGCTACAG GTCATCTTACTGCCAAGAGTGACATATACAGCTTTGGAGTTGTTCTTCTAGAAATGTTATCTGGAAGACGAGCTATAGATAGAAATAGGCCACCTGGTGAACACAACCTGGTAGAATGGGCAAAACCGTACCTAACCAACAAACGGCGAGTCTTACGGGTTATAGACCCTCGACTCGAAGGCCAATACTCGCTCAATCGTGCCCAAAAGGCTGCCAACCTAGCACTTGAATGTCTTTCCGCTGATCCTAAGTACAGACCAGACATGAATGAAGTAATAACTACACTGGAGCAGCTTCAGGACACAACAAAGGACAGGCCCAAAGGTACTCAGAAAGAGCATCATACAACTGGTAATGGAGTTTCTAATGATGCACGAAAGTCTCACAGAAGCAGCAACAATGATGCTCCCAATAGAGTAACTGTTCATTATCCCAGGCCTTCTGCAAACCCACTTTTTGCTTGA